Proteins from a genomic interval of Parvivirga hydrogeniphila:
- the hisB gene encoding imidazoleglycerol-phosphate dehydratase HisB, with protein sequence MGREAEIVRSTNETSVEVWLDLDGSGRTEVTTGVPFFDHMLDALGRHALLDLRVRAEGDLAVDAHHTVEDVGIVLGQAIDRALATRERIRRFGSAAVPMDEALVLAAVDISGRGQLHYAVDLPIEIIGTFDTTLAKEFFVALATNAGMTLHVRSLAGENAHHIVEAAFKAVARALKEACELDPRAVGVPSTKGALGDASKA encoded by the coding sequence CGAGGCTGAGATCGTCCGCTCGACGAACGAGACGAGCGTCGAGGTCTGGCTCGACCTGGACGGATCGGGCCGCACCGAGGTCACGACCGGCGTGCCGTTCTTCGACCACATGCTCGACGCGCTCGGACGCCACGCGCTTCTCGACCTGCGTGTGCGGGCGGAAGGCGACCTCGCAGTCGACGCGCACCACACCGTCGAGGACGTCGGCATCGTGCTGGGCCAGGCGATCGACCGCGCGCTCGCGACCCGCGAACGGATCCGGCGGTTCGGCTCTGCCGCGGTGCCGATGGACGAGGCGCTCGTGCTCGCGGCCGTGGACATCTCCGGGCGCGGCCAGCTCCACTACGCGGTCGACCTTCCCATCGAGATCATCGGGACGTTCGACACGACGCTCGCCAAGGAGTTCTTCGTCGCGCTTGCCACCAATGCAGGCATGACGCTGCACGTGCGCTCGCTTGCCGGCGAGAACGCCCACCACATCGTCGAGGCGGCTTTCAAGGCTGTCGCGCGTGCGCTCAAAGAGGCGTGCGAGCTCGATCCGCGGGCCGTCGGCGTTCCGAGCACCAAAGGTGCGCTCGGCGACGCGTCGAAGGCGTGA